A section of the Excalfactoria chinensis isolate bCotChi1 chromosome 32, bCotChi1.hap2, whole genome shotgun sequence genome encodes:
- the SEMA6C gene encoding semaphorin-6C isoform X2, producing MGGGGLTLSPRSALRCHLWGRPGDAAPRCGPPPFPPPRPRGSRSAGAVLPAGPRATQRRGAVRDHLYAFALGGDPRALYPQRSVSWEPRDRAGCAVRGEVQDGCHNHIRVLLPRDARTLFVCGTNAFSPVCRTYQALTLQQEGEELPGQARCPFDARQSIAATFADDRLYSATVADFQASDAVIYRSVRGPALRSIKYSSRWLREPHFIHAMPHGAHVYFFFREMAAELGLPGKVPVSRVGRVCRNDAGGSPRVLERRWTSFLKKRLQCAVPGDVPFHFDVLEAITAPHTLHGRPAVLAVFGTQRNSIPGSAICAFYLADVERAFEGPFADPRGAAAPWPPVPEERVPRPRPGCCAGMGSAAAIVTSGDIPDETLSFAKEHPLLHGVVAPAGGRPLFTQTGTRLTQLAVDVGAGPRGNHTVLFVGSEDGRVLKVLTATRRRGDSGQHGDTAGHGDDNGDNSGDGGTEAVLLEEIKLYEAGRCRGPRGASRVLGLELHPEGQELFVAFSGCIVRLPLSRCAQHGQCRRSCLAARDPYCVWLPPGGCVPFSEDLPDGFEQDVEGSSGLTGTCAGAASAGDGDNGDVAHGVRGAVPEATVPVPVLVGCVLGAFVLGALVAGLGATCTRRPAAPKGAPEPPSPRPPPTPRLYPQLPPHNGAWDPPPEPLSPEPSPEPPTRTPHKLSTPQPPGPGPPLRTTLECSGAAGWSLSPPGPMANRVQPGSAPLAPWDRDPRRLDVPPDSPPPPRRPLGQRHSLGGAVRPPGTARNLTRMYSLGAPGGAPPWGPHHIPLQRSLSMRPPLSTKPPLPPKPPPVP from the exons atgggggggggggggctgacGTTGTCCCCGCGCAGCGCGTTGCGGTGCCACCTCTGGGGCCGCCCCGGCGATGCCGCCCCGCGTTGCggcccccccccctttccccctccTCGTCCTCGTGGGTCCCGCAGCGCTGGCGCTGTCCTTCCCGCGGGACCTCGAGCCACGCAGCGCCGTGGGGCTGTCAG GGACCACCTCTACGCCTTTGCTCTGGGGGGGGACCCACGGGCGCTGTACCCACAACGG agtGTCAGCTGGGAACCGCGGGACAGAGCCGGCTGTGCTGTGCGGGGAGAGGTGCAG GATGGCTGCCACAACCACATCCGTGTGCTGCTGCCCCGCGATGCCCGGACCCTCTTTGTCTGTGGGACCAACGCCTTCAGCCCTGTGTGCCGCACCTACCAG GCGCTGACCCTACAGCAGGAGGGTGAGGAGCTGCCCGGACAGGCGCGCTGCCCCTTTGATGCACGGCAGAGCATTGCAGCCACATTCGCTG ATGACCGTCTGTACTCCGCCACCGTGGCCGACTTCCAGGCAAGCGATGCCGTCATCTACCGCAGCGTGCGCGGCCCGGCGCTGCGCAGCATCAAGTACAGCTCCCGCTGGCTGCGGG AGCCGCATTTCATCCACGCGATGCCCCATGGAGCGCATGTCTACTTCTTCTTCCGGGAGATGGCGGCGGAGCTGGGGCTGCCGGGGAAG GTTCCAGTATCCCGCGTGGGCCGCGTGTGCCGTAATGATGCCGGGGGGTCCCCACGGGTCCTGGAGCGGCGCTGGACGTCGTTCCTAAAGAAGAGGCTGCAGTGCGCCGTGCCCGGGGACGTCCCCTTCCACTTCGACGTCCTCGAGGCCATCACTGCTCCACACACTCTGCACGGGCGGCCCGCGGTGCTGGCGGTGTTTGGGACACAGCGCAACAG CATCCCAGGCTCGGCCATCTGTGCCTTCTACCTGGCGGATGTGGAACGCGCCTTCGAGGGACCCTTTGCTGACCCCCGTGGTGCCGCAGCCCCGTGGCCCCCAGTGCCCGAGGAGCGCGTGCCCCGACCCAG ACCCGGTTGCTGTGCGGGGATGGGGTCGGCCGCTGCCATTGTCACCTCTGGGGACATCCCCGACGAGACGTTGTCCTTTGCCAAGGAGCACCCGCTGCTGCACGGGGTGGTGGCACCCGCCGGGGGACGGCCGCTCTTCACCCAAACCGGCACCAG GCTGACACAGCTGGCGGTGGACGTGGGCGCGGGGCCGCGAGGGAACCACACGGTGCTGTTTGTGGGGTCGGAGGACGGGAGGGTGCTGAAGGTGCTGACGGCCACAAGACGCCGCGGGGACAGCGGGCAGCACGGTGACACTGCGGGACATGGGGACGACAACGGGGACAACAGCGGGGATGGAGGCACTGAGgcggtgctgctggaggagatcAAGCTGTACGAGGCAGGGag GTGCCGGGGGCCACGCGGTGCCAGCCGGGTGCTGGGGTTGGAGCTGCACCCCGAAGGCCAAGAGCTCTTCGTCGCCTTCTCAGGGTGCATCGTGCGACTGCCCCTGAGCCGCTGCGCCCAGCATGGGCAGTGCCGCCg GAGCTGCCTGGCAGCGCGGGATCCCTACTGCGTCTGGCTGCCCCCTGGGGGCTGCGTCCCCTTCTCTGAGGACCTCCC GGACGGCTTCGAGCAGGATGTGGAGGGGTCCAGCGGGCTGACAGGGACCTGTGCAG gTGCAGCATCTGCAGGggatggggacaatggggacgTGGCCCATG GGGTCCGTGGAGCAGTTCCAGAGGCGACGGTGCCGGTACCGGTGCTGGTTGGCTGCGTGCTGGGCGCTTTCGTACTGGGAGCACTGGTGGCAGGACTGGGAGCCACCTGCACCCGCCGACCAGCAGCACCCAAAGGTGCCCCCGAGCCCCCCAGCCCGCGCCCCCCGCCCACCCCCCGCCTTtacccccagctgcccccccaCAACGGGGCCTGGGACCCACCCCCAGAGCCGCTCAGCCCAGAGCCCAGCCCGGAGCCCCCCACCAGGACACCCCACAAGCTcagcaccccacagccccccgGCCCGGGACCCCCACTCAGAACCACCCTGGAGtgctcaggagctgcagggtggtCGCTGTCCCCCCCTGGCCCCATGGCCAACCGGGTGCAGCCGGGTTCTGccccattggccccatgggacaGAGACCCCCGGCGCCTCGATGTGCCCCCCGacagcccccccccaccccgccgGCCACTGGGACAGAGACACTCCTTGGGGGGGGCAGTGAGACCACCTGGCACAGCACGCAACCTCACCCGCATGTACTCACTGGGGGCACCAGGGGGGGCACCACCGTGGGGTCCCCACCATATTCCCCTACAGCGTTCGCTCTCCATGAGGCCCCCCCTGTCCACAAAGCCACCCCTGCCACCCAAACCCCCCCCAGTGCCCTGA
- the SEMA6C gene encoding semaphorin-6C isoform X3 — translation MPPRVAAPPPFPLLVLVGPAALALSFPRDLEPRSAVGLSATASYPRFGGLRGDNGSAEFGIGFQRMLRLNGTLLVAARDHLYAFALGGDPRALYPQRDGCHNHIRVLLPRDARTLFVCGTNAFSPVCRTYQALTLQQEGEELPGQARCPFDARQSIAATFADDRLYSATVADFQASDAVIYRSVRGPALRSIKYSSRWLREPHFIHAMPHGAHVYFFFREMAAELGLPGKVPVSRVGRVCRNDAGGSPRVLERRWTSFLKKRLQCAVPGDVPFHFDVLEAITAPHTLHGRPAVLAVFGTQRNSIPGSAICAFYLADVERAFEGPFADPRGAAAPWPPVPEERVPRPRPGCCAGMGSAAAIVTSGDIPDETLSFAKEHPLLHGVVAPAGGRPLFTQTGTRLTQLAVDVGAGPRGNHTVLFVGSEDGRVLKVLTATRRRGDSGQHGDTAGHGDDNGDNSGDGGTEAVLLEEIKLYEAGRCRGPRGASRVLGLELHPEGQELFVAFSGCIVRLPLSRCAQHGQCRRSCLAARDPYCVWLPPGGCVPFSEDLPDGFEQDVEGSSGLTGTCAGAASAGDGDNGDVAHGVRGAVPEATVPVPVLVGCVLGAFVLGALVAGLGATCTRRPAAPKGAPEPPSPRPPPTPRLYPQLPPHNGAWDPPPEPLSPEPSPEPPTRTPHKLSTPQPPGPGPPLRTTLECSGAAGWSLSPPGPMANRVQPGSAPLAPWDRDPRRLDVPPDSPPPPRRPLGQRHSLGGAVRPPGTARNLTRMYSLGAPGGAPPWGPHHIPLQRSLSMRPPLSTKPPLPPKPPPVP, via the exons ATGCCGCCCCGCGTTGCggcccccccccctttccccctccTCGTCCTCGTGGGTCCCGCAGCGCTGGCGCTGTCCTTCCCGCGGGACCTCGAGCCACGCAGCGCCGTGGGGCTGTCAG CCACCGCCTCCTATCCGCGCTTCGGGGGTCTCCGCGGGGACAACGGCAGCGCTGAGTTCGGCATCGGCTTCCAGCGAATGCTGCGCCTCAACGGGACGCTGCTGGTGGCTGCACG GGACCACCTCTACGCCTTTGCTCTGGGGGGGGACCCACGGGCGCTGTACCCACAACGG GATGGCTGCCACAACCACATCCGTGTGCTGCTGCCCCGCGATGCCCGGACCCTCTTTGTCTGTGGGACCAACGCCTTCAGCCCTGTGTGCCGCACCTACCAG GCGCTGACCCTACAGCAGGAGGGTGAGGAGCTGCCCGGACAGGCGCGCTGCCCCTTTGATGCACGGCAGAGCATTGCAGCCACATTCGCTG ATGACCGTCTGTACTCCGCCACCGTGGCCGACTTCCAGGCAAGCGATGCCGTCATCTACCGCAGCGTGCGCGGCCCGGCGCTGCGCAGCATCAAGTACAGCTCCCGCTGGCTGCGGG AGCCGCATTTCATCCACGCGATGCCCCATGGAGCGCATGTCTACTTCTTCTTCCGGGAGATGGCGGCGGAGCTGGGGCTGCCGGGGAAG GTTCCAGTATCCCGCGTGGGCCGCGTGTGCCGTAATGATGCCGGGGGGTCCCCACGGGTCCTGGAGCGGCGCTGGACGTCGTTCCTAAAGAAGAGGCTGCAGTGCGCCGTGCCCGGGGACGTCCCCTTCCACTTCGACGTCCTCGAGGCCATCACTGCTCCACACACTCTGCACGGGCGGCCCGCGGTGCTGGCGGTGTTTGGGACACAGCGCAACAG CATCCCAGGCTCGGCCATCTGTGCCTTCTACCTGGCGGATGTGGAACGCGCCTTCGAGGGACCCTTTGCTGACCCCCGTGGTGCCGCAGCCCCGTGGCCCCCAGTGCCCGAGGAGCGCGTGCCCCGACCCAG ACCCGGTTGCTGTGCGGGGATGGGGTCGGCCGCTGCCATTGTCACCTCTGGGGACATCCCCGACGAGACGTTGTCCTTTGCCAAGGAGCACCCGCTGCTGCACGGGGTGGTGGCACCCGCCGGGGGACGGCCGCTCTTCACCCAAACCGGCACCAG GCTGACACAGCTGGCGGTGGACGTGGGCGCGGGGCCGCGAGGGAACCACACGGTGCTGTTTGTGGGGTCGGAGGACGGGAGGGTGCTGAAGGTGCTGACGGCCACAAGACGCCGCGGGGACAGCGGGCAGCACGGTGACACTGCGGGACATGGGGACGACAACGGGGACAACAGCGGGGATGGAGGCACTGAGgcggtgctgctggaggagatcAAGCTGTACGAGGCAGGGag GTGCCGGGGGCCACGCGGTGCCAGCCGGGTGCTGGGGTTGGAGCTGCACCCCGAAGGCCAAGAGCTCTTCGTCGCCTTCTCAGGGTGCATCGTGCGACTGCCCCTGAGCCGCTGCGCCCAGCATGGGCAGTGCCGCCg GAGCTGCCTGGCAGCGCGGGATCCCTACTGCGTCTGGCTGCCCCCTGGGGGCTGCGTCCCCTTCTCTGAGGACCTCCC GGACGGCTTCGAGCAGGATGTGGAGGGGTCCAGCGGGCTGACAGGGACCTGTGCAG gTGCAGCATCTGCAGGggatggggacaatggggacgTGGCCCATG GGGTCCGTGGAGCAGTTCCAGAGGCGACGGTGCCGGTACCGGTGCTGGTTGGCTGCGTGCTGGGCGCTTTCGTACTGGGAGCACTGGTGGCAGGACTGGGAGCCACCTGCACCCGCCGACCAGCAGCACCCAAAGGTGCCCCCGAGCCCCCCAGCCCGCGCCCCCCGCCCACCCCCCGCCTTtacccccagctgcccccccaCAACGGGGCCTGGGACCCACCCCCAGAGCCGCTCAGCCCAGAGCCCAGCCCGGAGCCCCCCACCAGGACACCCCACAAGCTcagcaccccacagccccccgGCCCGGGACCCCCACTCAGAACCACCCTGGAGtgctcaggagctgcagggtggtCGCTGTCCCCCCCTGGCCCCATGGCCAACCGGGTGCAGCCGGGTTCTGccccattggccccatgggacaGAGACCCCCGGCGCCTCGATGTGCCCCCCGacagcccccccccaccccgccgGCCACTGGGACAGAGACACTCCTTGGGGGGGGCAGTGAGACCACCTGGCACAGCACGCAACCTCACCCGCATGTACTCACTGGGGGCACCAGGGGGGGCACCACCGTGGGGTCCCCACCATATTCCCCTACAGCGTTCGCTCTCCATGAGGCCCCCCCTGTCCACAAAGCCACCCCTGCCACCCAAACCCCCCCCAGTGCCCTGA
- the SEMA6C gene encoding semaphorin-6C isoform X1: MPPRVAAPPPFPLLVLVGPAALALSFPRDLEPRSAVGLSATASYPRFGGLRGDNGSAEFGIGFQRMLRLNGTLLVAARDHLYAFALGGDPRALYPQRSVSWEPRDRAGCAVRGEVQDGCHNHIRVLLPRDARTLFVCGTNAFSPVCRTYQALTLQQEGEELPGQARCPFDARQSIAATFADDRLYSATVADFQASDAVIYRSVRGPALRSIKYSSRWLREPHFIHAMPHGAHVYFFFREMAAELGLPGKVPVSRVGRVCRNDAGGSPRVLERRWTSFLKKRLQCAVPGDVPFHFDVLEAITAPHTLHGRPAVLAVFGTQRNSIPGSAICAFYLADVERAFEGPFADPRGAAAPWPPVPEERVPRPRPGCCAGMGSAAAIVTSGDIPDETLSFAKEHPLLHGVVAPAGGRPLFTQTGTRLTQLAVDVGAGPRGNHTVLFVGSEDGRVLKVLTATRRRGDSGQHGDTAGHGDDNGDNSGDGGTEAVLLEEIKLYEAGRCRGPRGASRVLGLELHPEGQELFVAFSGCIVRLPLSRCAQHGQCRRSCLAARDPYCVWLPPGGCVPFSEDLPDGFEQDVEGSSGLTGTCAGAASAGDGDNGDVAHGVRGAVPEATVPVPVLVGCVLGAFVLGALVAGLGATCTRRPAAPKGAPEPPSPRPPPTPRLYPQLPPHNGAWDPPPEPLSPEPSPEPPTRTPHKLSTPQPPGPGPPLRTTLECSGAAGWSLSPPGPMANRVQPGSAPLAPWDRDPRRLDVPPDSPPPPRRPLGQRHSLGGAVRPPGTARNLTRMYSLGAPGGAPPWGPHHIPLQRSLSMRPPLSTKPPLPPKPPPVP; encoded by the exons ATGCCGCCCCGCGTTGCggcccccccccctttccccctccTCGTCCTCGTGGGTCCCGCAGCGCTGGCGCTGTCCTTCCCGCGGGACCTCGAGCCACGCAGCGCCGTGGGGCTGTCAG CCACCGCCTCCTATCCGCGCTTCGGGGGTCTCCGCGGGGACAACGGCAGCGCTGAGTTCGGCATCGGCTTCCAGCGAATGCTGCGCCTCAACGGGACGCTGCTGGTGGCTGCACG GGACCACCTCTACGCCTTTGCTCTGGGGGGGGACCCACGGGCGCTGTACCCACAACGG agtGTCAGCTGGGAACCGCGGGACAGAGCCGGCTGTGCTGTGCGGGGAGAGGTGCAG GATGGCTGCCACAACCACATCCGTGTGCTGCTGCCCCGCGATGCCCGGACCCTCTTTGTCTGTGGGACCAACGCCTTCAGCCCTGTGTGCCGCACCTACCAG GCGCTGACCCTACAGCAGGAGGGTGAGGAGCTGCCCGGACAGGCGCGCTGCCCCTTTGATGCACGGCAGAGCATTGCAGCCACATTCGCTG ATGACCGTCTGTACTCCGCCACCGTGGCCGACTTCCAGGCAAGCGATGCCGTCATCTACCGCAGCGTGCGCGGCCCGGCGCTGCGCAGCATCAAGTACAGCTCCCGCTGGCTGCGGG AGCCGCATTTCATCCACGCGATGCCCCATGGAGCGCATGTCTACTTCTTCTTCCGGGAGATGGCGGCGGAGCTGGGGCTGCCGGGGAAG GTTCCAGTATCCCGCGTGGGCCGCGTGTGCCGTAATGATGCCGGGGGGTCCCCACGGGTCCTGGAGCGGCGCTGGACGTCGTTCCTAAAGAAGAGGCTGCAGTGCGCCGTGCCCGGGGACGTCCCCTTCCACTTCGACGTCCTCGAGGCCATCACTGCTCCACACACTCTGCACGGGCGGCCCGCGGTGCTGGCGGTGTTTGGGACACAGCGCAACAG CATCCCAGGCTCGGCCATCTGTGCCTTCTACCTGGCGGATGTGGAACGCGCCTTCGAGGGACCCTTTGCTGACCCCCGTGGTGCCGCAGCCCCGTGGCCCCCAGTGCCCGAGGAGCGCGTGCCCCGACCCAG ACCCGGTTGCTGTGCGGGGATGGGGTCGGCCGCTGCCATTGTCACCTCTGGGGACATCCCCGACGAGACGTTGTCCTTTGCCAAGGAGCACCCGCTGCTGCACGGGGTGGTGGCACCCGCCGGGGGACGGCCGCTCTTCACCCAAACCGGCACCAG GCTGACACAGCTGGCGGTGGACGTGGGCGCGGGGCCGCGAGGGAACCACACGGTGCTGTTTGTGGGGTCGGAGGACGGGAGGGTGCTGAAGGTGCTGACGGCCACAAGACGCCGCGGGGACAGCGGGCAGCACGGTGACACTGCGGGACATGGGGACGACAACGGGGACAACAGCGGGGATGGAGGCACTGAGgcggtgctgctggaggagatcAAGCTGTACGAGGCAGGGag GTGCCGGGGGCCACGCGGTGCCAGCCGGGTGCTGGGGTTGGAGCTGCACCCCGAAGGCCAAGAGCTCTTCGTCGCCTTCTCAGGGTGCATCGTGCGACTGCCCCTGAGCCGCTGCGCCCAGCATGGGCAGTGCCGCCg GAGCTGCCTGGCAGCGCGGGATCCCTACTGCGTCTGGCTGCCCCCTGGGGGCTGCGTCCCCTTCTCTGAGGACCTCCC GGACGGCTTCGAGCAGGATGTGGAGGGGTCCAGCGGGCTGACAGGGACCTGTGCAG gTGCAGCATCTGCAGGggatggggacaatggggacgTGGCCCATG GGGTCCGTGGAGCAGTTCCAGAGGCGACGGTGCCGGTACCGGTGCTGGTTGGCTGCGTGCTGGGCGCTTTCGTACTGGGAGCACTGGTGGCAGGACTGGGAGCCACCTGCACCCGCCGACCAGCAGCACCCAAAGGTGCCCCCGAGCCCCCCAGCCCGCGCCCCCCGCCCACCCCCCGCCTTtacccccagctgcccccccaCAACGGGGCCTGGGACCCACCCCCAGAGCCGCTCAGCCCAGAGCCCAGCCCGGAGCCCCCCACCAGGACACCCCACAAGCTcagcaccccacagccccccgGCCCGGGACCCCCACTCAGAACCACCCTGGAGtgctcaggagctgcagggtggtCGCTGTCCCCCCCTGGCCCCATGGCCAACCGGGTGCAGCCGGGTTCTGccccattggccccatgggacaGAGACCCCCGGCGCCTCGATGTGCCCCCCGacagcccccccccaccccgccgGCCACTGGGACAGAGACACTCCTTGGGGGGGGCAGTGAGACCACCTGGCACAGCACGCAACCTCACCCGCATGTACTCACTGGGGGCACCAGGGGGGGCACCACCGTGGGGTCCCCACCATATTCCCCTACAGCGTTCGCTCTCCATGAGGCCCCCCCTGTCCACAAAGCCACCCCTGCCACCCAAACCCCCCCCAGTGCCCTGA
- the GABPB2 gene encoding LOW QUALITY PROTEIN: GA-binding protein subunit beta-2 (The sequence of the model RefSeq protein was modified relative to this genomic sequence to represent the inferred CDS: inserted 3 bases in 2 codons; deleted 2 bases in 2 codons; substituted 1 base at 1 genomic stop codon), whose product MTKRRGWGSALVPMSCSVQRIPQLWGWRSSGPIHLPSKSSSLQQDRVQVLLWDLDPHGHTAVSVRGAAGNGADVNAKDVLKMXWAAEHNHWDAVELLVRYRADVHAFSKPDKSPFDIALDKNNLETLMILQEVMQQQVDAHPEKGDPISSAVTVSSPLVLXAGEVLSLPGLISAANTKGEGSHVVPELSHQALLSIPGREAETMTFFSCFPFGTDLISQGDAEERLAVDSVHAVGSRRQHIVSIVTSSIALGSLQPAGLGQPCIITVQDGQPALGFPAVAVPAGQAAEETAIGDGRDAGGEKPAAKRLKAEQNRTDVEESEGSIEEKAPXQQCSTRGAEQHQHGVCSCVSSEDTEGTEQVANSTTGSVTS is encoded by the exons ATGACAAAGCGCCGTGGTTGGGGCTCAGCATTGGTTCCTATGAGCTGCAGTGTTCAGAGGATCCCACAGCTGTGGGGTTGGAGGTCCTCGGGTCCAATCCACCTCCCCTCCAAAAGCAGTTCTCTTCAGCAGGACCGTGTCCAG GTTCTGCTCTGGGACCTGGATCCacatgggcacactgctgtgtcTGTACGAGGTGCTGCTGGG AACGGGGCTGATGTGAATGCTAAGGACGTGCTGAAAA ACTGGGCAGCAGAACACAACCACTGGGATGCGGTGGAGCTCCTGGTCAGATAC AGGGCTGATGTCCACGCCTTCAGCAAGCCTGATAAATCCCCCTTTGACATTGCTTTGGACAAGAACAATCTGGAGACCCTGATGATCCTGCAG GAAGTAATGCAGCAGCAGGTGGATGCACACCCAGAGAAAGGAGATCCCATCAGCAGCGCCGTGACCGTCAGCTCACCACTTGTTCT AGCTGGGGAAGTCCTCAGCCTCCCTGGTCTCATCTCTGCAGCAAACACCAAAGGTGAGGGGTCTCAC GTTGTACCTGAGCTCAGCCACCAGGCTTTGCTTTCAATTCCAGGAAGAGAGGCGGAAAcgatgacttttttttcctgttttccttttggcacTGACCTCATTTCCCAAGGTGACGCAGAGGAGCGGCTGGCAGTGGATTCTGTCCATGCTgtgggcagcaga aggcagcacaTCGTCTCCATCGTGACCAGCAGCATCgccttgggcagcctgcagccagccGGCCTCGGCCAGCCCTGCATTATCACGGTGCAGGATGGGCAGCCAG CTCTTGGTTTTCCAGCTGTAGCCGTGCCTGCTGGTCAGGCTGCGGAGGAGACTGCAATTGGGGATGGGAGGGatgcaggaggagaaaagccAGCAGCCAAGAggctgaaagcagaacaaaacaggaCTGATGTGGAGGAAAGCGAG GGCAGCATTGAAGAGAAAGCGCCCtgacagcagtgcagcacaagAGGAGCAGAACAACATCAGCACGGTGTGTGCAGCTGTGTGAGCTCAGAGGACACCGAGGGAACAGAGCAGGTGGCCAACAGCACCACAGGGTCTGTCACCTCCTGA
- the MLLT11 gene encoding protein AF1q, producing the protein MLDTISTQYDSFIYWRMPIPRLELAELEGLGLTQGGSLYTPKLPEAAQESSCAEDDSLLPFSSFNFWRAPIASISSFDFDLI; encoded by the coding sequence atGTTGGACACCATCAGCACTCAGTACGACTCCTTCATCTACTGGAGGATGCCCATCCCAAGGCTGGAATTGGCTGAGCTGGAAGGGCTGGGTTTGACCCAGGGGGGGTCCCTTTATACACCCAAACTACCCGAGGCAGCCCAAGAGTCCAGCTGTGCCGAGGATGACAGCCTGCTGCCCTTCAGCAGCTTCAACTTCTGGAGGGCACCCATTGCAAGCATCAGCTCCTTTGACTTCGACCTCATCTGA
- the CDC42SE1 gene encoding CDC42 small effector protein 1, translated as MLALSGVGAAFRSVPLRAAPRRVEAEEAEEQRGVPELRNHGGAKRGAFPADQVPPPTRPHGVRAHGGLCSAAAPTPPGAKLEGTANMSDFWHKLGCCVVEKPQPKKRRRRIDRSMIGEPMNFVHLTHIGSGDMAAGEGLPMTGAVQEMRSKGGRERQWSSSRVL; from the exons ATGCTCGCTCTGTCCGGGGTTGGAGCTGCGTTCCGCTCTGTGCCGctccgggccgcgccgcgccgggTGGAGGCGGAGGAGGCGGAGGAGCAGCGCGGCGTCCCGGAGCTGCGGAACCACGGCGGAGCGAAGCGAG GTGCCTTCCCTGCTGACCAGGTGCCTCCCCCAACCCGTCCCCATGGAGTGAGAGCACACGGGGGTCTCTGCAGCGCCGCAGCCCCCACCCCGCCGGGAGCAAAGCTGGAAGGCACCGCAAATATGAGCGACTTCTGGCACAAGCTGGGCTGCTGCGTCGTGGAGAAACCACAGCCT aagaagaggaggagacGAATCGACCGCTCCATGATCGGTGAGCCCATGAACTTCGTGCACCTGACTCACATCGGCTCCGGAGATATGGCTGCAGGAGAAGGGCTGCCCATG aCGGGTGCTGTGCAGGAGATGAGGTCCAAAGGCGGACGGGAGCGGCAGTGGAGCAGCTCCCGTGTGTTGTAG